A stretch of the Deltaproteobacteria bacterium genome encodes the following:
- a CDS encoding transcriptional repressor, with protein sequence MSEYCNYVEMLEGNGVDPTALREAVFRSIGEGSRPLAAAEIMATVREQMSINKVTLYRILDLLVDKGLVKRLSAGDRAFRYGMGATRHHPDHPHFVCSRCGVMECLGPEFLPVDIGKYQKKGKRIIKSVDVRFEGTCEDCLKAGN encoded by the coding sequence ATGTCTGAATATTGCAACTACGTGGAAATGCTTGAGGGCAATGGTGTGGACCCGACCGCCCTTCGTGAGGCAGTTTTCAGGTCAATCGGGGAGGGATCGAGGCCGCTTGCGGCGGCCGAAATCATGGCGACTGTCCGGGAGCAGATGTCTATTAACAAAGTTACCCTTTATCGCATCCTTGACTTGCTGGTAGACAAGGGTTTGGTTAAACGCCTTTCAGCCGGAGACAGGGCTTTCAGGTATGGAATGGGCGCAACCCGGCATCATCCTGACCATCCCCATTTTGTGTGCAGCCGATGCGGGGTCATGGAGTGTCTGGGGCCGGAGTTTCTCCCCGTAGATATCGGGAAGTATCAAAAAAAGGGCAAACGGATCATCAAGAGTGTGGATGTCCGATTTGAGGGAACTTGCGAAGACTGCCTCAAGGCTGGAAACTGA